A single Prevotella sp. E15-22 DNA region contains:
- a CDS encoding alpha/beta hydrolase-fold protein translates to MKKTLLMFTLMAAVTSASAQPRPNNDGTVTFQYRNDSAKKVQVDVQFAGRQDMTRSADGTWTVTLGPVAPDMYPYCFIVDGVSVMDPENPQYFPNEGFKNSLVEIPSKDGSLPHDIRPVPHGRIEYVHYFSKSLGATNNAIVYLPPRYMEDQQKKYPVFYLISGTTDTEEVYYKVGRVNYILDNLLADGQAKEMIVVMPYGNPTKLLPPRPANGAPGAPGATPGGAPQMRFGGDVFSKDLINDLMPYIEKTYRTKNDRDSRAIGGFSRGGNQALMNGLTNLDKFSYLCSYSSFTSTDIPNVYDKAADTNKKINLFWLGVGTDDFLYGNARDYMQFLDDKGIQSVKEFTTDKFGHTWMNAKYFLSKTLPLLFNKKAAEAAMKEGKPAPAKTGQEQQFTAGVMARLFPRPIVSPEYSPEGITFRFKAPEAKNVELACEMLPEAVKMERDSDGVWSVVLKDYLFETFKYCFMVDGTAVADPSNMYLAPDRGFKFSVADNPMSPFNFMSQGEIEHGRVAYELDRNEAWYTSPMPRQGMSMPKFIQLVPGEGDTMESWFKVGGADAIVDRLIADGKTKPCILTTSALEFMQQGGGAPQMPGFAPRVLRADDYPTWTQRRRALVKLLLEIGREPDNQFPGFGGGNFGGGNRRGGGRPAGGGGFGGGFGGGGGFGGGGGFGGGFGGGFGGPQM, encoded by the coding sequence ATGAAAAAGACATTGCTTATGTTTACGCTGATGGCCGCCGTAACCTCGGCATCAGCACAGCCCCGCCCCAACAACGACGGGACGGTAACGTTCCAGTATCGGAACGATTCTGCAAAGAAAGTCCAGGTCGACGTCCAGTTTGCTGGTCGTCAGGATATGACTCGCTCTGCCGATGGCACATGGACCGTGACCCTTGGCCCTGTGGCCCCCGACATGTATCCCTATTGCTTCATCGTCGATGGTGTCAGCGTCATGGATCCAGAAAATCCTCAGTACTTCCCCAACGAAGGCTTTAAGAACAGTTTGGTAGAGATTCCGTCGAAAGACGGGTCTCTGCCTCACGATATCCGTCCAGTGCCCCATGGCCGCATCGAGTATGTGCACTACTTCTCGAAGAGTCTTGGCGCCACCAACAACGCCATCGTCTATCTGCCTCCCCGCTATATGGAGGACCAGCAGAAGAAGTACCCCGTGTTCTATCTGATTAGTGGCACCACCGATACAGAGGAGGTCTACTATAAGGTGGGCCGTGTGAACTACATCCTCGACAATCTGCTGGCCGATGGCCAGGCCAAGGAGATGATCGTGGTGATGCCCTATGGCAATCCCACCAAGCTCCTGCCTCCACGTCCTGCTAATGGTGCCCCAGGCGCTCCTGGTGCAACCCCTGGTGGTGCACCCCAGATGCGCTTTGGTGGCGATGTGTTCAGCAAGGACCTCATCAACGACCTGATGCCCTATATCGAGAAGACCTATCGCACCAAGAACGATCGCGACTCTCGCGCCATCGGTGGCTTCTCGCGTGGTGGCAACCAGGCCCTGATGAACGGCCTCACCAACCTCGACAAGTTCTCGTATCTGTGCTCTTACAGCTCGTTCACCTCTACCGACATCCCCAATGTCTACGACAAGGCTGCCGATACCAACAAGAAGATCAATCTCTTCTGGCTCGGCGTGGGCACAGACGACTTCCTCTATGGCAATGCACGCGACTACATGCAGTTCCTCGACGACAAGGGCATCCAGAGTGTTAAGGAGTTTACCACCGACAAGTTTGGTCATACCTGGATGAACGCCAAGTACTTCCTTTCTAAGACCCTGCCCCTGCTCTTCAACAAGAAGGCAGCCGAGGCCGCTATGAAGGAAGGCAAGCCCGCCCCCGCCAAGACTGGTCAGGAGCAGCAGTTCACTGCTGGCGTCATGGCCCGTCTGTTCCCCCGTCCTATTGTCTCGCCCGAGTATTCTCCTGAGGGCATCACCTTCCGCTTCAAGGCTCCTGAGGCCAAGAACGTAGAGCTGGCCTGCGAGATGCTGCCCGAGGCTGTCAAGATGGAGCGCGACAGCGATGGCGTGTGGAGTGTGGTGCTGAAGGACTATCTCTTCGAGACCTTTAAGTATTGCTTCATGGTCGATGGTACGGCTGTGGCCGACCCCAGCAACATGTACCTCGCCCCAGACCGTGGCTTCAAGTTCAGTGTGGCCGACAACCCCATGTCGCCCTTCAACTTTATGTCTCAGGGTGAGATAGAGCACGGCCGCGTGGCCTACGAGCTCGACCGCAACGAGGCTTGGTACACCTCGCCCATGCCACGTCAGGGCATGTCCATGCCTAAGTTCATCCAGTTGGTGCCTGGCGAGGGCGATACCATGGAGAGCTGGTTTAAGGTAGGTGGTGCCGACGCTATTGTCGATCGCCTCATTGCCGATGGCAAGACCAAGCCATGTATCCTCACCACCAGTGCCCTCGAGTTTATGCAGCAGGGTGGTGGCGCACCCCAGATGCCTGGCTTCGCACCCCGTGTGCTCCGTGCCGACGACTATCCCACATGGACACAGCGTCGTCGTGCCCTCGTCAAACTCCTCCTCGAGATTGGTCGCGAGCCCGATAACCAGTTCCCTGGCTTCGGCGGAGGTAACTTTGGTGGTGGCAACCGTCGTGGTGGCGGTCGTCCTGCTGGAGGCGGCGGCTTCGGAGGCGGCTTCGGCGGAGGCGGTGGCTTCGGCGGAGGCGGTGGCTTCGGCGGAGGTTTCGGAGGTGGCTTTGGAGGCCCTCAGATGTAA
- a CDS encoding glycoside hydrolase family 3 C-terminal domain-containing protein → MKRKLMLAALAITMGATSVNAQVKYAWQDTNLPRTQRVENLLGMLTPEEKVGLMMNKSISIERLGIPSYNWWSEACHGVRQGDYTVYPQPIGMAAAFNAKLVHDVFSQVSDEARANWNRSDHSVKHVGMGETYYPGNPELTFWCPNVNIFRDPRWGRGQETCGEDPYMNAVLGVQTVLGMQGNNDQYFKTHACAKHYAVHSGPEPLRHSMNVEPTNRDLWETYLPAFKALVKKANVREVMCAYQRFEGKPCCTSDRLLIDILRNKWGYDGLVVTDCDAINNFFNRGQHETHKDPLSASVDAVLNGTDLECGKIFMNLTEGLQKGLIKESDLDGHLRKTLMGRFELGMFDPAEKLPWANLTSDVISCEKHDELATQAARESMVLLHNNGILPLSKSIKTLAVLGPNADDVELLNGNYGGTPTKNHQHSLLEGIKNALPNTKIIYHKACELNDEYTTVKHLQEFNDGKGVKVEFWNDRNTNFENPVKSGYYTELNFSTFGAWGFAEGITNDNLAVRISGTYKATFTGEMKYTLSTDNGYVLKINGQVVEENKGGGNRRGFGGFGRRGGADYKSFNVEKGKTYDVVIEYRRGTGNFAMLRGDICERKLADFTDLAKEVSVADAIIIIGGISARMEGEGGDKQDIELPKVQQILLRDMHKTGKPVIFVNCSGSAIAFGSVEGQYDALLQAWYPGQGGAKALAEVLLGDYNPGGKLPVTFYRSTEDLPDFMDYSMKNRTYRYFTGVPQYAFGYGLSYTTFSVGKAKISGKSGKSGKVSKPLCTVTIPVTNTGKREGTETVQVYVKRLDDPGAPIKALKGFQKLSLKPGETQKATIALDGEAFEYYDETIDELAVKPGRYQILYGTSSLDKDLQSFDFTVK, encoded by the coding sequence ATGAAAAGAAAGTTAATGTTGGCTGCCTTGGCCATTACCATGGGTGCCACAAGTGTAAATGCGCAGGTGAAGTATGCTTGGCAAGATACCAATTTGCCAAGAACACAGCGTGTAGAGAACCTGTTAGGCATGCTGACGCCTGAAGAGAAAGTAGGACTGATGATGAACAAGTCAATCTCTATCGAGCGTCTGGGCATTCCCTCCTACAACTGGTGGAGCGAGGCCTGCCACGGTGTGCGTCAGGGCGACTACACCGTTTATCCACAGCCCATTGGCATGGCTGCTGCCTTCAATGCCAAGTTAGTGCACGATGTCTTCTCGCAGGTGAGTGATGAGGCCCGTGCCAACTGGAACCGTTCAGACCACAGCGTGAAGCATGTGGGCATGGGCGAGACCTATTATCCAGGCAATCCCGAGTTGACCTTCTGGTGTCCTAACGTCAACATCTTCCGTGACCCCCGTTGGGGACGTGGTCAGGAGACCTGCGGCGAGGATCCCTACATGAATGCCGTGCTGGGTGTTCAAACCGTTCTCGGCATGCAGGGCAACAACGATCAGTATTTTAAGACTCACGCCTGTGCCAAGCACTATGCTGTGCACAGCGGACCAGAGCCCTTGCGCCACTCCATGAACGTGGAGCCCACCAACCGCGACCTGTGGGAGACCTATCTGCCTGCCTTCAAGGCCTTGGTGAAGAAAGCCAATGTGCGTGAGGTGATGTGTGCCTACCAGCGTTTCGAAGGAAAGCCCTGCTGCACCAGCGACCGCCTGCTCATCGACATCCTGCGCAACAAGTGGGGCTATGATGGTTTGGTGGTGACCGACTGCGACGCTATCAATAACTTCTTCAACCGTGGCCAGCACGAGACCCACAAGGATCCCCTCTCAGCCTCTGTCGATGCCGTTCTTAATGGTACTGACCTGGAGTGTGGTAAGATCTTCATGAACCTCACAGAGGGTCTGCAGAAGGGACTCATCAAGGAGAGCGACCTCGACGGTCACCTGCGTAAGACCCTCATGGGCCGTTTCGAGTTGGGTATGTTCGACCCAGCCGAGAAACTGCCTTGGGCCAACCTCACCTCCGATGTCATCAGTTGCGAGAAGCACGACGAGTTGGCCACCCAGGCAGCTCGCGAGTCGATGGTTCTTCTCCACAACAATGGCATCCTTCCTCTGTCAAAGAGCATCAAGACTCTGGCCGTGCTTGGTCCTAATGCCGATGATGTGGAACTGCTGAACGGTAACTACGGCGGCACCCCCACCAAGAACCACCAGCACTCGCTGTTGGAAGGCATCAAGAACGCCCTGCCCAACACCAAAATCATCTACCACAAGGCTTGTGAGTTAAATGACGAATACACCACTGTTAAACACTTGCAGGAATTCAACGATGGCAAGGGTGTGAAGGTGGAGTTCTGGAACGACAGAAACACCAACTTCGAGAACCCCGTCAAGAGCGGCTACTATACTGAGTTGAACTTCTCAACCTTTGGTGCCTGGGGCTTTGCCGAGGGCATCACCAACGACAACCTCGCCGTACGCATCAGTGGCACCTATAAGGCCACCTTCACTGGCGAGATGAAGTACACCCTTTCTACCGACAATGGCTATGTGCTGAAGATCAACGGTCAGGTGGTTGAGGAGAACAAGGGCGGCGGCAATCGTCGTGGCTTCGGAGGCTTCGGACGCCGTGGTGGTGCCGACTATAAGTCGTTCAACGTTGAGAAAGGCAAGACCTACGATGTTGTTATCGAATACCGTCGTGGCACAGGCAACTTCGCCATGCTGCGTGGCGACATCTGCGAGCGTAAGTTGGCCGACTTCACCGACCTGGCTAAGGAAGTGAGCGTGGCCGATGCCATCATTATCATTGGCGGCATCTCTGCCCGCATGGAGGGTGAGGGTGGCGACAAGCAGGACATCGAGTTGCCCAAGGTGCAGCAGATCCTGCTTCGCGACATGCACAAGACCGGCAAACCCGTCATCTTTGTCAACTGCTCAGGCTCTGCCATCGCCTTTGGCAGCGTCGAGGGTCAGTACGATGCACTCCTCCAGGCCTGGTATCCTGGTCAGGGTGGTGCCAAGGCTCTGGCCGAGGTGCTCCTGGGCGACTATAACCCTGGCGGCAAACTGCCTGTCACCTTCTATCGCTCTACTGAGGACCTGCCCGACTTCATGGACTATTCTATGAAGAACCGCACCTATCGCTACTTCACTGGCGTGCCCCAGTATGCCTTCGGCTATGGTCTAAGCTACACCACCTTTAGCGTGGGTAAAGCCAAAATTTCTGGAAAGTCTGGAAAATCCGGTAAGGTTAGCAAGCCCCTTTGCACCGTCACCATACCTGTGACCAACACTGGCAAGCGCGAGGGCACAGAGACTGTTCAGGTCTATGTGAAGCGTCTCGACGACCCAGGTGCACCCATCAAGGCCCTGAAGGGCTTCCAGAAGCTGAGCCTCAAGCCTGGCGAAACCCAGAAAGCCACTATCGCCCTCGATGGCGAGGCCTTCGAATACTACGACGAGACGATCGACGAGCTGGCTGTGAAGCCTGGTCGCTATCAGATCCTCTATGGCACGTCTTCTCTCGACAAAGACCTGCAGTCGTTCGATTTCACCGTGAAATAA
- a CDS encoding phosphoribosylaminoimidazolecarboxamide formyltransferase, with product MKELPLKYGCNPNQKPSRVFMADGSELPIEVVNGRPGYINLLDALNSWQLVKELKQATGLASAASFKHVSPAGAAVGLPLSDTLKHIYFVDDIPGLDDSPIACAYARARGADRMSSYGDFIALSDTCDATTALIIKREVSDGVIAPDYTPEALEILKDKRKGTYNVIKIDANYKPAPIETKQVFGVTFEQGRNEIKLDDPALFENIPTQNKTFSDEARRDLMIALITLKYTQSNSVCYVKDGQAIGIGAGQQSRIHCTRLAGQKADIWWLRQHPKVLNLPFKPGIRRADRDNTIDVYISEDEHDDVLRDGAWEQFFTEKPEVLTLAEKKEWIAKNTEVSLGSDAFFPFGDNIERAHKSGVQYIAQAGGSVRDDHVIMTCDKYGIAMTFTGVRLFHH from the coding sequence ATGAAAGAATTACCCTTGAAGTACGGATGTAATCCGAATCAGAAGCCCTCGCGTGTGTTCATGGCCGACGGCTCTGAGCTCCCCATCGAAGTCGTTAACGGCCGTCCTGGCTACATCAACCTGCTGGATGCACTCAACTCCTGGCAGTTGGTAAAAGAGTTGAAGCAAGCCACAGGTTTGGCTTCTGCCGCCTCGTTCAAGCACGTCTCACCCGCAGGCGCTGCCGTAGGTCTGCCTTTAAGCGACACGTTGAAGCACATCTATTTCGTCGACGACATCCCTGGTTTGGACGATAGTCCCATCGCTTGTGCCTATGCTCGTGCCCGTGGCGCCGACCGCATGTCTTCTTATGGCGATTTCATTGCCCTGAGCGATACCTGCGATGCCACAACAGCACTGATCATCAAGCGTGAGGTGTCTGACGGTGTGATTGCACCCGACTATACCCCTGAGGCTCTTGAGATCCTGAAGGACAAGCGCAAGGGTACTTATAATGTGATTAAGATTGATGCCAACTACAAGCCCGCTCCCATCGAGACGAAGCAGGTGTTTGGCGTTACCTTCGAACAGGGTCGCAACGAGATTAAGTTGGACGATCCCGCTTTGTTCGAGAATATCCCCACCCAGAATAAGACCTTCTCTGATGAGGCTCGTCGCGACCTGATGATTGCTCTCATCACCCTGAAGTACACTCAGTCAAACTCTGTATGCTATGTGAAAGACGGTCAAGCCATCGGTATCGGTGCTGGTCAGCAGAGCCGTATCCACTGCACCCGTCTGGCTGGTCAGAAGGCCGACATCTGGTGGTTGCGCCAGCATCCCAAGGTGCTCAACCTGCCCTTCAAGCCAGGCATCCGTCGTGCCGACCGCGATAACACTATCGACGTGTATATCTCTGAGGATGAGCACGATGACGTATTGCGTGATGGCGCATGGGAGCAGTTCTTCACTGAGAAGCCCGAGGTACTTACCCTGGCCGAGAAAAAAGAGTGGATTGCCAAGAACACCGAGGTGAGCCTTGGCAGTGATGCTTTCTTCCCCTTTGGCGACAATATCGAGCGTGCCCACAAGAGTGGTGTTCAGTACATTGCTCAGGCAGGTGGTTCCGTACGCGATGATCATGTCATTATGACCTGCGACAAGTATGGCATTGCCATGACTTTCACAGGTGTGCGTCTGTTCCATCATTAA
- a CDS encoding WbqC family protein — protein sequence MTTACLSTTYFGPVQWYQKLHRYDQVVIDGEERFQKQTYRNRCLIATTQGVQALTVPVVHDSKSSISDVLISDHGNWRHLHWQALQSAYGDSAFFEYYEDDLRPFFKENNWERLVDYNDAICRKVCELLDIQPSIVHQSSQDCSDFRLVINPKHPLEDSEFMLRKYYQVYQQKHGFLSNLSILDLLFNMGPESIFFL from the coding sequence ATGACCACGGCATGCTTGTCTACTACTTACTTCGGTCCTGTTCAATGGTATCAGAAGCTTCATCGTTATGACCAGGTGGTCATCGACGGTGAGGAGCGTTTCCAGAAGCAGACTTATCGCAACCGATGTCTTATTGCAACTACTCAGGGTGTGCAGGCGCTGACGGTTCCTGTGGTTCACGATTCGAAGTCTTCTATCAGTGATGTGCTGATTTCTGATCATGGCAATTGGCGGCACTTGCATTGGCAGGCCTTGCAGTCGGCCTATGGCGATTCGGCTTTCTTTGAGTATTATGAGGATGACTTGCGTCCTTTCTTCAAGGAGAACAACTGGGAACGTCTGGTGGACTATAATGATGCTATCTGCAGGAAGGTGTGTGAGTTGCTGGATATTCAGCCGAGTATCGTTCATCAGTCTTCGCAGGACTGCTCTGATTTCCGCTTGGTCATAAACCCTAAGCATCCGCTTGAGGACAGTGAGTTTATGCTGCGTAAGTATTATCAGGTATACCAGCAGAAACATGGATTCTTATCGAACCTGAGTATTCTGGATCTTCTTTTCAATATGGGGCCAGAGAGCATCTTTTTCTTATGA
- the lepB gene encoding signal peptidase I, with protein sequence MKKTLRFLLAFLIAFALLMVVRVVGFTIYTINGTGLEPTFQAGDRIVVNRWSYGLRVGKKDGFFDYGRIVRRPIRKGDLVAFELPQDRKQILICRCKALPGDTINYEGQTLVVPSLKDCADGDYYWLESVNPANAVDSKTLGFISEEFIIGRAFMVVYSHEPQSSVWDGWRTNRMLLPL encoded by the coding sequence ATGAAGAAGACCCTCCGATTCCTACTCGCTTTCCTGATAGCCTTCGCACTGCTGATGGTTGTTAGGGTGGTAGGCTTCACCATCTATACCATCAATGGCACTGGCCTGGAACCAACATTCCAGGCTGGTGACCGTATCGTGGTGAACAGATGGAGCTACGGACTGCGAGTGGGTAAGAAGGATGGCTTCTTTGACTATGGTCGCATCGTGCGACGCCCTATTCGTAAGGGCGATCTGGTGGCTTTTGAACTGCCGCAGGACAGGAAACAGATTCTAATTTGTCGCTGCAAGGCATTGCCTGGCGATACAATCAACTATGAGGGGCAGACACTCGTCGTGCCAAGTTTGAAAGACTGTGCCGATGGGGATTACTATTGGCTGGAGTCTGTGAATCCGGCTAATGCGGTGGACTCGAAAACGCTGGGTTTTATTTCTGAGGAATTTATTATTGGACGTGCCTTCATGGTGGTCTATAGTCATGAACCGCAGTCATCTGTATGGGATGGCTGGCGAACAAACAGAATGCTTCTTCCACTATGA
- a CDS encoding helix-hairpin-helix domain-containing protein — protein MRLGIVSLLLLCCLSVCAQEQGSWEQVWHEIYDAENTDDDADLDDYERLQQLAEHPINLNNTNRQELEQLPFLSEQQIDELMDYLLRYGPMRSLGELRMVKAMSYQQLALLPFFVAIGEAPVKEKSFPSWSTIAKYGKHTMTLTGRVPFYNRKGDLLRDTTGYLGYKYRHSFRYEFAYGSYLRVGLVGAQDAGEPFFSTSNPWGYDAYSYYLQIQQLGFLENAIVGKYKVSSAMGLVLNTSFSLGKQMMLQNMGRRTNSLRPHSSRSEADYMQGAAATVRLFRPLTVTVFASYRPIDATLNKDGTISTIITSGYHRTFSELQKKYNSHQTDVGAIIRYQQGGFHLGANMVYTQLDRQLHPNTKQLYRRYYAQGTHFFNASVDYGYTHHRLSLNGETAVNRDGALASIHSLSFQPSGRFGIMAFQRFYSYRYTGLHAHGFGESSRTQNEAGYYLGLTWNPLARLYLQAYADYAYFPWARYLVSQSSHSYDFSLQADYQLRRWSVNARHRVRLRQKDNEKKTALIPDNEHRGRLSLTYAHPSKWSAKTELDYTRSDYKTTSRGYMVSEHLAYSAKHWQASLMTGYFDTDDYNSRIYIYERQLAHDFSFPMFYGHGVRAALFVKADITNHLLFSAKLGHTNYFDRDVISSGMQQIAKSHTTDLDLQLRWKF, from the coding sequence ATGCGGCTAGGTATTGTCTCTTTGCTTTTGTTATGCTGTCTGTCGGTCTGTGCACAAGAACAGGGCTCATGGGAACAGGTGTGGCATGAGATTTATGATGCGGAGAATACGGACGATGACGCGGATTTAGATGATTATGAGCGTCTGCAGCAGTTGGCCGAGCATCCCATCAACCTGAATAACACCAACCGTCAGGAGTTGGAACAGCTTCCTTTTCTTTCGGAGCAACAGATAGACGAGCTCATGGATTATCTGCTTCGCTACGGACCCATGCGTTCTCTGGGTGAGTTGCGCATGGTGAAGGCCATGAGTTACCAGCAGTTGGCGCTGCTGCCTTTCTTCGTTGCAATTGGCGAGGCGCCTGTTAAGGAGAAGTCTTTTCCCAGTTGGTCTACGATTGCTAAATATGGTAAGCACACCATGACGCTGACAGGTCGTGTGCCGTTTTATAATAGAAAGGGCGACTTGCTTAGAGATACAACGGGCTATTTAGGGTATAAGTATCGCCATTCCTTTCGCTATGAGTTTGCGTATGGGTCTTATCTGAGGGTGGGACTCGTTGGGGCTCAGGATGCGGGTGAGCCTTTTTTCTCGACTAGTAATCCGTGGGGATATGATGCCTATTCGTATTATTTGCAGATACAGCAATTGGGCTTTCTGGAGAATGCTATCGTGGGAAAGTATAAGGTGTCATCGGCTATGGGACTTGTGCTTAACACGAGTTTCTCGCTTGGAAAGCAAATGATGCTGCAGAATATGGGTCGACGCACGAATTCCCTGCGCCCACATAGTTCTCGTTCTGAGGCTGATTATATGCAGGGAGCGGCTGCCACTGTCCGTCTCTTCCGTCCGCTTACGGTAACGGTCTTTGCTTCCTACCGCCCTATTGATGCGACACTAAACAAGGATGGCACCATATCGACAATCATTACGAGTGGTTATCATCGCACATTCTCTGAGTTGCAAAAGAAGTATAATAGTCATCAGACGGATGTTGGTGCTATCATCCGCTATCAGCAGGGTGGCTTTCATCTGGGTGCCAACATGGTTTATACGCAGCTGGACCGTCAGCTGCATCCTAACACCAAGCAGCTCTATCGTCGTTATTATGCCCAAGGAACGCATTTCTTTAACGCAAGTGTTGATTATGGTTACACTCATCATCGCCTGTCGCTGAATGGTGAGACGGCCGTTAACCGTGATGGTGCGCTGGCTTCTATCCATTCTTTGAGTTTTCAACCGTCAGGTCGCTTCGGCATCATGGCTTTTCAGCGTTTCTACAGTTATCGTTATACGGGTCTTCATGCTCATGGCTTTGGCGAGAGCTCGCGCACTCAGAATGAGGCCGGCTACTATCTGGGGTTGACGTGGAACCCTCTCGCCCGCCTGTATTTGCAAGCGTATGCCGACTATGCCTATTTCCCTTGGGCACGCTATCTGGTGTCACAGTCCTCGCACTCATACGACTTTTCATTGCAAGCCGATTATCAGTTGCGGCGATGGTCTGTCAATGCTCGCCATCGTGTTCGCCTTCGTCAAAAGGATAATGAGAAGAAGACAGCCTTGATTCCAGATAATGAGCATCGCGGCCGACTGTCATTGACCTATGCGCATCCCTCAAAATGGAGTGCCAAGACAGAGTTGGATTATACCCGTTCTGATTACAAGACTACGAGTCGTGGCTATATGGTGAGCGAACATCTGGCATATTCTGCCAAGCACTGGCAGGCCAGTCTGATGACAGGTTATTTTGATACTGATGACTATAACAGTCGTATCTACATCTACGAACGACAGCTGGCGCACGACTTCTCTTTCCCTATGTTCTACGGACACGGCGTTCGTGCTGCCCTTTTCGTTAAGGCTGATATAACAAATCATCTTTTGTTTTCTGCCAAATTAGGCCACACTAATTATTTCGACCGCGACGTTATCAGCTCGGGTATGCAGCAAATAGCAAAGTCGCATACCACGGACTTAGACCTTCAACTGCGTTGGAAGTTTTAG